One segment of Tachyglossus aculeatus isolate mTacAcu1 chromosome 16, mTacAcu1.pri, whole genome shotgun sequence DNA contains the following:
- the CNKSR1 gene encoding connector enhancer of kinase suppressor of ras 1: protein MEAVSGWTPSTVAKWLRGLDESVQGYPFEQWPLTGQTLLQLTYRDLETLGVHRVGHQELILEGVEHLYALSSSLETENLKSLATHLREVTHALQGLVQSSGEGSVGMLPPAILSCVVELVQSAWELFSWLKRYLFSQLNDYSACQEIVGLCAQLEQTLQEDSPEAEKESRILTIGLHGAGIEIHSTSGGRHFVSGTGPEFLVGDHWSQLLPGDEIIQVNGQVVVGWTQSNLKWKLLEDPAHAHLLLKNVPVPGPETPACCLSPGPSSRSPSPGPEPLARSPSPGPEPLARSPSPGSVLSARSPSPGPGPPALSPSPEPPTHSLSPGSESPARSPSPKPPLCSHSPSCEPPARSPSLSPRSPALSLSPGPEPPASSPDPELPALPASPLPWPPSCSPSPELIARSPSPDPGPPSCSLSPGPGTQTAVSPPASPTPRVFIFDQCPSPEDPIFSGADPSPPPEPGAWLFDTGVYRPDPEAKTPASSRRKPKGVATRLSRRRVSCRDLGRADCDGWLLRKKDHAGFMAQKWRRCWVVLKGHTLYWYSHPQDEKAEGLINVSNYSLESRQEQKKKYVFQLTHEVYKPFVFAADTLDDLSMWVSHLVTSISKYQAPNRAAPQNEEDCYSETEAEDPDEEIRSSADSPSSGRARHLPRDDSPPALRTPQGSPGPGHRRRGSPGSSRTWSVDSSDGAMAALVQGLRQGGVSLIGQPQPVTHEQYRSSFVRRNRDPHVNERVHHVRALQSTLKAKLCELQVLDQVLQDPALTGEKFRRWKLQHQELYAEGPGGWVPAGPEAGSPSNPSPAAP, encoded by the exons ATGGAGGCGGTGTCCGGCTGGACCCCCAGCACGGTGGCCAAGTGGCTGAGAG GGCTGGACGAGTCCGTGCAGGGCTACCCCTTTGAGCAGTGGCCGCTGACGGGCCAGACCCTGCTGCAGCTGACCTACCGTGACCTGGAGACCCTTGGCGTGCATCGAGTCGGCCACCAGGAACTCATCCTGGAAGGGGTGGAGCATCTCTATGCACTG AGCTCTAGTCTGGAGACGGAGAACCTGAAGAGTCTGGCCACACACCTGCGGGAGGTCACCCACGCCCTCCAGGGCCTGGTTCAGAGTTCCGGTGAGGGCAGCGTGGGCATGCTCCCGCCTGCCATTCTCTCCTGTGTTGTCGAGCTGGTGCAGTCTGCGTGGGAGCTCTTCTCTTGGCTCAAAAG gtatctcttTTCTCAGCTCAACGACTACTCGGCCTGCCAGGAGATAGTGGGGTTGTGTGCCCAGCTGGAACAGACTTTGCAAGAG GACTCTCCAGAGGCCGAGAAGGAAAGTCGTATCCTGACGATT GGTCTCCACGGCGCGGGCATCGAGATCCACAGCACCAGCGGCGGCCGACATTTCGTGTCTGGGACCGGCCCTGAG TTTCTGGTTGGAGACCACTGGTCGCAGCTCCTGCCTGGTGACGAGATCATCCAGGTCAATGGGCAGGTGGTG GTGGGCTGGACCCAATCAAACCTGAAGTGGAAACTGCTGGAGGACCCGGCCCACGCCCATCTGCTCCTGAAGAACGTCCCAGTGCCAGGCCCGGAGACGCCTGCCTGCTGCCTTTCGCCCGGACCGTCTTCCCGCTCTCCTTCACCCGGCCCTGAACCGCTAGCCCGCTCCCCTTCACCCGGCCCCGAGCCGCTTGCCCGCTCCCCTTCACCCGGCTCCGTGCTCTCTGCCCGCTCCCCTtcacccggccctgggccccctgccctctccccttcacccGAGCCGCCCACCCACTCCCTTTCACCCGGCTCTGAGTCACCTGCCCGCTCCCCTTCTCCCAAACCACCCCTCTGCTCCCATTCACCCAGCTGTGAGCCACCTGCCCGCTCTCCTTCTCTCAGCCCCaggtcccctgccctctccctgtcgcCCGGCCCTGAGCCACCTGCCTCTTCACCTGACCCTGAgcttcctgccctccctgcttctcctctcccctggcccccTTCCTGCTCGCCTTCTCCTGAGCTGATTGCCCGCTCCCCTTCGCCCGACCCCGGGCCTCCCAGCTGCTCCCTTTCACCTGGTCCTGGGACACAG ACTGCCGTCAGCCCCCCAGCCTCGCCGACGCCGAG AGTCTTCATCTTCGACCAGTGTCCATCACCAGAAGATCCCATCTTCTCTGGGGCAG ACCCCAGCCCGCCTCCAGAACCGGGTGCCTGGCTCTTTGACACGGGAGTCTACCGTCCTGACCCAGAGGCCAAG ACTCCAGCCTCAAGTCGGAGGAAACCCAAAG GGGTGGCGACGCGGCTGAGCCGCCGGCGGGTCTCCTGCCGGGACCTGGGCCGGGCCGACTGTGACGGGTGGCTGCTGCGGAAGAAAGACCATGCGGGCTTCATGGCGCAGAAGTGGCGACGCTGCTGGGTGGTGTTGAAGGGGCACACTCTCTACTGGTACAGCCACCCGCAG GATGAGAAGGCCGAGGGCCTCATCAACGTCTCCAACTACAGCCTAGAGAGCAGGCAGGAGCAGAAAAAGAAATA TGTGTTCCAGCTCACCCACGAGGTGTACAAACCGTTCGTCTTTGCCGCCGACACCCTGGATGACCTGAGCAT GTGGGTCAGCCACTTGGTCACCTCTATCTCCAAGTATCAGGCACCCAACCGGGCGGCCCCCCAGAACGAGGAAG ACTGTTACAGCGAGACGGAGGCCGAGGACCCGGATGAGGAGATCAGGTCCAGCGCGGATTCT CCCTCCTCGGGGCGAGCCCGGCACCTCCCCAGGGACGACAGCCCCCCTGCACTCAGGACCCCGCAGGGCAGCCCAGGGCCCGGCCACAGGAGACGGGGCAGCCCGGGGTCTTCCCGGACTTGGTCCGTCG ATAGCAGCGACGGGGCCATGGCGGCGCTGGTGCAGGGCCTACGGCAGGGCGGGGTCTCGCTGATCGGGCAGCCGCAGCCGGTGACCCACGAGCAGTACCGCAGCTCCTTCGTCCGACGAAACCGCGACCCCCACGTCAACGAGCGCGTCCACCACGTGCGGGCCCTGCAGAGCACCCTCAAG GCCAAGCTGTGTGAGCTACAGGTCCTAGACCAGGTCCTGCAGGACCCCGCCCTGACCGGGGAGAAGTTTCGCCGCTGGAAACTGCAGCACCAGGAACTGTACGCCGAGGGGCCCGGGGGCTGGGTCCCCGCCGGACCAGAAGCCGGGAGCCCGAGCAACCCCTCTCCCGCCGCCCCGTGA